The candidate division KSB1 bacterium region CAGACCTTCAACCTTCTGCCGCGTGCCAATGCCTTGCACAACGTGGAGTTGCCCCTCATCTACAACGGTACGCCTGCAGCAAAACGGCGCCGGCTGGCCGAGGAGGCGCTGGCCAAAGTGGGATTGGCTGATCGCATGCATCATCGTCCCAATGAACTCTCGGGTGGCCAGCGCCAGCGAGTGGCCATCGCGCGCGCCCTGGTGAATAGGCCTTCCCTAATCCTTGCCGATGAGCCTACAGGCAACCTTGACACCCGCACTGGTCAGGAGATCATGGACATTTTCGAAAAACTCCATGAGGCGGGCAACACCATTATCCTTGTCACCCACGAGGAGTACATTGCCGAACATACCAACCGCATTGTCCGCCTGCGCGACGGAATGATCGAGCGTGATGAAGCGGTGAACTGAGCGGCAGGAGTGCTGAGAGGAACGCATGATTCGGCTTGCCACCGCCTTATGGGAGAGCACCCGCCTTGCTCTCCAAGCCCTGTGGGCGCACAAGATGCGCGCCTTTCTGACCGTGCTGGGCATCGTCATCGGCGTTACCACCATCACCGGGATCGTCTCCGTTATCCAGGGGCTCAATAAGGCCGTCTACTCGCAGATCGCGGGCTTGGGTGCGGACTTGCTCTATGTACAGAAATTCCCGTGGGTGTCAGGTCGGGAGTTCTACAAATACCGCAACCGGAAGGACATCACCACCAAGGAGGCTGACGCGCTGAAACGGTTCTGCCGGCTGGCCTCTGTGGTCTCCCCGATGACAGGTACACGGCGCACGGTCAAATATGGTAGCACAAAGCTATCTAATGTCACTATTTATGCGGTCGAAGCGAACTACAAGGACGCGGCAAATGTGCTTCCTGAATACGGCCGTTTCCTGACGGAGACGGACGTGGAACGGCGGCATGCGGTGTGCGTGATCGGGCAAGAGGTTGCCAGCCGTTTGTTTGAGCGACAAGACCCCATCGGGCGCCGCATCACCGTGGGCGACTACAAGTTCACGGTGGTTGGAGTGCTGGAAAAGCAGGGAGAGGTGCTGGGACGCAACAACGACATCGTGGTCCTGGTGCCGCTCACTATCTTTCAGAAGCTCTACGGGTCGCGGCGCAGTTTGACCATTTTGGTGAAGGTGGTGGACGCCTCGCGTCTGGAAGAAGCGGAGGAGGAGATTATTGGCATCCTCCGGCGCGTGCGCCGCGTTCCTCCAGACAAGGAAAACGACTTTGCCATCAACCGACAGGATATTCTGGAAGATCTGTACAAAAACCTCACCCGTGTGCTTTATGCGGTGGCCTTTGGCATCGGGGCGCTGTCGCTGCTGGTGGGCGGGATCGGCATTATGAACATCATGCTGGTTTCGGTGACGGAGCGGACGCGGGAGATCGGTATCCGCAAGGCGATCGGCGCCCGGCGGTCCGATATCATGATGCAATTTCTGGTGGAATCGGTGGTCATCAGCGCGCTGGGCGGCCTCATCGGGTTGGGGCTGGGGTTTGGGGTCGGCATGCTGCTCGGGCGTCTGCCGGTGTTGCAGGCCACGATTGCGCCCAGCGCCATCGTGCTGGGGCTGGGCTTTTCCTGCGGCGTGGGCATGTTCGCCGGATTGTATCCAGCGTGGAAAGCATCGCGCTTGGACCCCATTGTCGCCTTGCGCTACGAATAGCAACATCAGGAATGCTATGGATCTGCGCGAAAGCATTAAGATGTCGGTGAGCGCCATCAGCGCCAACAAGTTTCGCTCCATCCTTACGGCGCTGGGGATTATCATCGGCGTGTTCGCCGTCATCGGTATGCAGACCATCATCCAGGGCCTAAACAACTGGTGGGAGCGAGAGCTCTCGGTGCTGGGGGCCGACACGTTCCAGATTCGCAAGTACCCGGCAGTACAACTCGGCGATTCCTGGCAGAAGTATCGCAATCGCCGCAACATCACGCTTGAGGAAGTGACGGAGTTGCAGCGTCGGGCCACTCTGGTCAGCGTGGTCTCGCCGGTGGTATTTCGGTTTGGCGCCACTCTGCGCCATGGTGACAAGAAGACCAATCCAGACATCATAGTCTATGGGGGGGATCAGTACCGCCAGGAGGCGGATGGGCAGTTTGTGCGCGAGGGTCGGTTTATCACCGAGACCGACGTGGAGCGGCGTCGGCAAGTGTGCGTGATCGGCACGGACCTGGCGGAGCAGCTTTTTCCATTCCAGGAGGCGGTTGGAGAGGAGATCCTCATCGATGGGCACCGCTGCACGGTGATCGGCGTGCTGGAGGAAAAGGGCTCAATCTTCGGTCAGAGTCAAGACGCTCACGTCATCCTGCCCATTTCCACCTTCGGCAAGTTCTATGGGATGAACCGGAGCGTGTACGTCGATTGCCGGGCGGTACGGCCGGAGCTGCTGAACCAAGCAATTGAGGAGGTTACCGGCATCCTGCGGGCGGTGCGTCGAGTGCCACCAGGCGAGCCAAACGACTTTGAGATCATGACCAAGGACTCGCTGATGGAGACCTGGCAGAATGTGACCAGGGTGGTGTTTGTGGCCGCGCTGGTCATCTGTGGCATCTCCTTGCTCGTGGGCGGCATCGGCGTGATGAACATCATGCTCGTATCGGTCAGCGAACGCACGCGCGAGATTGGCATTCGCAAGGCAGTAGGCGCACGGCGGCGCGATATTTTGGGGCAATTCCTGCTGGAGGCCGTGTTGCTTTGCGAATTTGGCGGGATCATTGGTGCCGCCTTAGGTGTGGGCGTAGGGCTGCTCATCGGCGCGCTGACGCCACTGCCCGCCGCAGTGCCGGTGTGGGCGGTGCTGCTGGGCCTGGGCTTCATCTCGCTGGTCGGGATCATCTTTGGCATTTACCCGGCCGCCAAGGCCGCTCGCCTCAACCCTATTGAGGCTTTGCGCTACGAATAGCTCAGCGCGAGAGGGGCACTTCCGGGAGGAGCTATGGAGCTTGAGGAAAAACGAGTGGGCGAAGTGTTGGTGGTGACGATGCGCGGCAAGCTGATGGGCGGCAAGGATGCCGAGACCTTCCGCGAGATGCTTTACCGTGCCATCAGCGACGGGATTGTCAATGTTCTCGTGGACATGAGCCAGGTCTCCTGGATGAATAGTTCCGGCCTGGGTATGCTCATCAGCGGCTTGACCACGATGCGGAGTGCTGGGGGAGACCTGCGGCTCATCGGTCTCACTGAGGGGACGCGGCGCCCGCTGGAGATTACCCGCCTGGATGCCGTGTTCCAGGTGTTCGCCAGTCAAGAAGAGGGGCTGCGCAGCTTCGCGTAGGAGGACCCTATGGCAGAACTGACACGGGAGGAGATCCTGGCGCGCGTCCGGCGCGGCCAGTCACTGGCCGGCATGGACCTCAGTGAAGCCGACCTTTCCTATGAAGACCTGCGGGGCGTAGATCTTCGGGACGCCAACCTCACCGATGCCCACCTGCAGAACGCCAACTTAGAGCGGGCCGACCTGCGAGGGGCAAACCTGACCAGGGCCTTTCTTTTCGGCGCCAATCTCAACCGTGCCCGCCTTGACGGCGCAATAATGACGGATGCCAATCTCCAGGACACAAACCTCGAGGTAGCCTCAGCGGTGCGGGCAGAGATGAGCAGATGTGCGCTTTTCGGTGCGCATGGGGCAAAGGCGAATTTTCAGGGCGCAAACCTCTCTGAGGCTCGCTTGAAGCGGGCAAGCCTGAAAGGGGCCAATCTTGCTGGCGCAAACCTGAAGGGTGCCCATTTGGAGCGCGCCGACCTCAGCGGCGCAGACTTGCGCAATGCCGACATGCGCGGCGCCCACGTGGCCCATGCCACGATGGATGGGGCCAACACGCAGGGAGCGTTGACGCAGGACCTCCACACTTAAACGACACATAGGGGGCCTTCGGCCTGGAGCCCGTCCTCCCTTCCTGGCTGCATTCTCCCTTCCTACTCCGCGTCGGACCGGCCTTGTTTTCCCTCCCCCTCATCGCACAATCCTGCATTTTTTTCTTGACAAAATGTGGGAAAATCCTTATTATTGAGCAGAATTCATTTCCTCCCAAAAAAGGAAAAGGCTATTAGCAGGAGCTGCCAGACCCATGCCAATAGCCCGCTGTGCCATAGCTGAAGGGGCGGTGTCCCCGAATCCGGGTGTGGATTCGCAGGAGAAGACCGCCCTTTTTGTTTTGGCACATCATTAAGACGCACAAAGGGAGGAAAAAGTTGCAAAGTTTTTTCCACCAAACAGAGGAGGCGTATCCCGTGAAACGAGCACACACAGTCCTGGCATTCGGGCTCGCCTTGTTACTGGCGATGCCCCTGGCGTTGTTTGCCGGCACCACGGGCAAGATCGCCGGGTATGTCAAGGATAAGGAGACGGGTCAACCCCTGCCCGGTGCCAACGTTTTCATCGAGGGCACGAAGATGGGGGCAGCCACGGACGCCGACGGGTACTACTTCATCATCAATGTGCGTCCCGGCGTGTACCGGTTGACCGCGACCATGATGGGGTACCAGCGGGAGACCGTCACGGGCGTACGGGTGAGCGTGGACCTGACCACCAAGATCAACTTTGAGCTGAGCCCCACGGTGATCGACATGGGCAAAGCGGTGGAAGTCACGGCTGAGCGACCGCTCATCGAGCCCTCGGTGACGACCAAACGCACCACGGTCACCGCGGAGGTGATCACTAACATGCCCGTGCGCTCGGTGCAGGACATCATGACCCTGCAGTCGGGTATCACGGTCATGGAGGGTTACCAGAACAAGATCGCCGGCTTTGAGGCGCGCGGTTTAGACCAAACGCACGTGCGCGGCGGCAGAAGCGGTCAGATCGCCTACATGGTCGATGGCATGTACGTGGAGGATGCCATTTATGCCGGCATGGGGACCACGGTCAACAGGGAGGCCATCGACGAGCTCACGGTCATCACGGGCAATTTTGATGCGGAGTACGGCGAGGCACAATCGGCGGTGGTGAATATCGTCACCAAGGAGGGGCGCGACTACTACTCCGGCATGGCCGAAGTGACCAGCGGCGAGGTGGCGGGTTGGTTGGGTTCGAAGAGCGACGACCTCCGCAATGCGCACCAGGTGATCGGCTCTTTCGGCGGCCCGGTGCCTTTCGTCAAAGGGCTCAGCTTCTTCCTCTCGGGCTCACAGGGCTATCGGAAGTACGCGGTGCTGGAGTACGACCAGCACACTTACGATCCCACACCGCTAAACTGGCTGTTGGACCACCCAGATGATCCCCGCTACAAGAAGATTCAGGAGCAAATCGCAGCGGGCATTATTACCGAGGTCACTGACATCAACAAGCTTCGAAATCATTCCACCTACCGCTATGTCGGCGATGTGATGCGGCATTGGGCCACGGGCGCTTGGCGCAAGGCGTGGGCGTGGAAAGCGGACTGGGGCGAGGACCGGAAACCCAATACGAAAGATGCAGGCGAAGGCGACGGGATCAATGAATTGATCCGCTGGGACGATACGGCAGGATGGATGGCGTTCGGCTTCAATTCTGACTATGACTTTGCCGGCAAGCTCTCCTGGCGCATCAACCCCAGCATGAAGTTGGTCTACACCCACCGCCAGACGCAGAGGCGCTTCCGCTACTTCGATGACTTCTGGCGTTTCGCTGAGCAGGGCATCCACATCGTCACCGACCAGACTGAGCAGCAGGGTTTGATCTGGACCCACCAGGTGAGCCCCAAGCTGTTCTACGAGCTGCGCGGCTCGCGCTTTTGGAAGCATCGGCGTTATCGGGTCTATGGGCCAGACGGGCACGAGCTGACTGCGGGTCACTCCGAGCTCTTTCGTGATGCATTCCTGCAGACCTGGATCGAGCGCTTCCAGCAGGAAAATGGTCGTAGGCCCACCGAGGAGGAGATCCAGGCTCGCCAGGAGCAGATAGCCCGGGAATGGCCGGTCGTGCCGCAGGAGTATCCGGACCGCACGTCCACCGGCGGCTTTGCCTGCGACCTGACGTTTGTGCGGGTGGACACCATCACGGAACACGGCGTGCAGGTACCGCGCTACGTCTACTATGGCTACACCACGCAGTACTGGACGCGAAACTTCCAGCAGAGCTTCGAGCTGTCTGGGAGCCTCACCTGGCAAGCGCACCGGAGCCACCAGGTCAAGATCGGTGGTGAGTACAAGACATTTGGTTTTGACAAGAATAGCCTCCTGGGCAAGTTGGCGGGCGGCGAGTCCGGCGGCCTCTTCTTCCTGGAGCTGCAACACCCATACATCGCTAACCCGTACGTTGAGTACTATCACACCCACCCGGTGGAGATTGCGGCGTTCATTCAGGACAAGATGGAGTTTGAAAACCTGATCGTCAACGCGGGCATCCGTTTCGATTATGCGGACTCCAAGGGGCGGGCCTGGGCGAACTGGGAAGACCCGACTTCGCCGATACAGACCGGGAGGAAAAAGTGGCAGTGGAGCCCGCGGTTGGGCATCGGCCACCCCATCACCGACCGGGCCACATTCCACTTCGCCTATGGCCATTTCTTCCAGGTGCCTGACTACCGCGACCTGTACACGAATCAGACGCTGAACCTGAACTCGCCCCTGCCGTTGTTCGGCTGGGCGCATATGGATGCGGCGCGCACCGAGGCCTATGAGTTGGGTGTGGATCAGCAGATCGGCGACAACTGGAAACTCAGTGTCGCAGCCTGGGCCAAGGAGAATAACGGCGACCCAGGCAGCTACCGCATCACCGGCTTTGACCCGGATAGCTTAGGTCTGTACAGCTACTCCATCATCCACAACAGCGACTTTGGCAGCTCCAAGGGCATCGATATCAGCCTGGAGAAGCGCTTTAGCGACAACTACTTCGGCACGCTGGAGTACACCTACTCGGTAGCCAAGGCGAACAAGTACTACTCCTGGGCGGGCTATTGGGATGGCGACACCGAGGCCAATCGGCCTAAGAAGGAGTACCTGATGCCCTGGGACCAGACGCACGTGATTGACATCAACGCCGGCTATGCCTTGGGGAGAGGGCAGGGACCCAAGATTTTCGGGGTGCGGCCGTTTGAGCGGACCACGTTGCAATTCATCTTCCGCGGCTCAAGTGGCTACCCGTACACGCCTACCGTTGGCGGGCAGGCCCTGGAGCCCAACACGGCGCGGCGCCCCTGGAGGATGACCCTGGACGGAGTGTTCCGTCGCGACTTTGTCCTGTTTGGTCGGCTGCGGGCCGCGCTGGTGGCACGAGTGTGGAACATCCTGGACCGCAAGAACGTGCTCACGGTCTACTCTGAGACGGGAAGCCCCACCGACCCCGGACCGACCATGAGCCGCACTGCCTACAGCACTCAGTACGACCGCCCGCACTGGTATGGCGAACGGCGACGCATTGACCTGGGGCTGCGCTTTGAGATGTAGGCGACAGCGAGGTTCGGTAGAAACACAACCTCAGGAGATAGCCGATGAAACGACAAGCATTGGTGTCG contains the following coding sequences:
- a CDS encoding ABC transporter ATP-binding protein, with translation MIQLENVVKIYEVGAERVHALRGVSLRVQENEYLAIMGPSGSGKSTLMNILGCLDTPTSGRYLFKGHNVSTMDDDQLAAIRNREIGFVFQTFNLLPRANALHNVELPLIYNGTPAAKRRRLAEEALAKVGLADRMHHRPNELSGGQRQRVAIARALVNRPSLILADEPTGNLDTRTGQEIMDIFEKLHEAGNTIILVTHEEYIAEHTNRIVRLRDGMIERDEAVN
- a CDS encoding ABC transporter permease; amino-acid sequence: MIRLATALWESTRLALQALWAHKMRAFLTVLGIVIGVTTITGIVSVIQGLNKAVYSQIAGLGADLLYVQKFPWVSGREFYKYRNRKDITTKEADALKRFCRLASVVSPMTGTRRTVKYGSTKLSNVTIYAVEANYKDAANVLPEYGRFLTETDVERRHAVCVIGQEVASRLFERQDPIGRRITVGDYKFTVVGVLEKQGEVLGRNNDIVVLVPLTIFQKLYGSRRSLTILVKVVDASRLEEAEEEIIGILRRVRRVPPDKENDFAINRQDILEDLYKNLTRVLYAVAFGIGALSLLVGGIGIMNIMLVSVTERTREIGIRKAIGARRSDIMMQFLVESVVISALGGLIGLGLGFGVGMLLGRLPVLQATIAPSAIVLGLGFSCGVGMFAGLYPAWKASRLDPIVALRYE
- a CDS encoding ABC transporter permease; translated protein: MDLRESIKMSVSAISANKFRSILTALGIIIGVFAVIGMQTIIQGLNNWWERELSVLGADTFQIRKYPAVQLGDSWQKYRNRRNITLEEVTELQRRATLVSVVSPVVFRFGATLRHGDKKTNPDIIVYGGDQYRQEADGQFVREGRFITETDVERRRQVCVIGTDLAEQLFPFQEAVGEEILIDGHRCTVIGVLEEKGSIFGQSQDAHVILPISTFGKFYGMNRSVYVDCRAVRPELLNQAIEEVTGILRAVRRVPPGEPNDFEIMTKDSLMETWQNVTRVVFVAALVICGISLLVGGIGVMNIMLVSVSERTREIGIRKAVGARRRDILGQFLLEAVLLCEFGGIIGAALGVGVGLLIGALTPLPAAVPVWAVLLGLGFISLVGIIFGIYPAAKAARLNPIEALRYE
- a CDS encoding STAS domain-containing protein translates to MELEEKRVGEVLVVTMRGKLMGGKDAETFREMLYRAISDGIVNVLVDMSQVSWMNSSGLGMLISGLTTMRSAGGDLRLIGLTEGTRRPLEITRLDAVFQVFASQEEGLRSFA
- a CDS encoding pentapeptide repeat-containing protein, with the translated sequence MAELTREEILARVRRGQSLAGMDLSEADLSYEDLRGVDLRDANLTDAHLQNANLERADLRGANLTRAFLFGANLNRARLDGAIMTDANLQDTNLEVASAVRAEMSRCALFGAHGAKANFQGANLSEARLKRASLKGANLAGANLKGAHLERADLSGADLRNADMRGAHVAHATMDGANTQGALTQDLHT
- a CDS encoding TonB-dependent receptor, translating into MKRAHTVLAFGLALLLAMPLALFAGTTGKIAGYVKDKETGQPLPGANVFIEGTKMGAATDADGYYFIINVRPGVYRLTATMMGYQRETVTGVRVSVDLTTKINFELSPTVIDMGKAVEVTAERPLIEPSVTTKRTTVTAEVITNMPVRSVQDIMTLQSGITVMEGYQNKIAGFEARGLDQTHVRGGRSGQIAYMVDGMYVEDAIYAGMGTTVNREAIDELTVITGNFDAEYGEAQSAVVNIVTKEGRDYYSGMAEVTSGEVAGWLGSKSDDLRNAHQVIGSFGGPVPFVKGLSFFLSGSQGYRKYAVLEYDQHTYDPTPLNWLLDHPDDPRYKKIQEQIAAGIITEVTDINKLRNHSTYRYVGDVMRHWATGAWRKAWAWKADWGEDRKPNTKDAGEGDGINELIRWDDTAGWMAFGFNSDYDFAGKLSWRINPSMKLVYTHRQTQRRFRYFDDFWRFAEQGIHIVTDQTEQQGLIWTHQVSPKLFYELRGSRFWKHRRYRVYGPDGHELTAGHSELFRDAFLQTWIERFQQENGRRPTEEEIQARQEQIAREWPVVPQEYPDRTSTGGFACDLTFVRVDTITEHGVQVPRYVYYGYTTQYWTRNFQQSFELSGSLTWQAHRSHQVKIGGEYKTFGFDKNSLLGKLAGGESGGLFFLELQHPYIANPYVEYYHTHPVEIAAFIQDKMEFENLIVNAGIRFDYADSKGRAWANWEDPTSPIQTGRKKWQWSPRLGIGHPITDRATFHFAYGHFFQVPDYRDLYTNQTLNLNSPLPLFGWAHMDAARTEAYELGVDQQIGDNWKLSVAAWAKENNGDPGSYRITGFDPDSLGLYSYSIIHNSDFGSSKGIDISLEKRFSDNYFGTLEYTYSVAKANKYYSWAGYWDGDTEANRPKKEYLMPWDQTHVIDINAGYALGRGQGPKIFGVRPFERTTLQFIFRGSSGYPYTPTVGGQALEPNTARRPWRMTLDGVFRRDFVLFGRLRAALVARVWNILDRKNVLTVYSETGSPTDPGPTMSRTAYSTQYDRPHWYGERRRIDLGLRFEM